Part of the Bacteroidota bacterium genome, CCATTCAAGCAATAGGTAATTTAAGTTATGTAAAAAACATTTCTCCCGTTTCTATTTTTAAAGGTATTCCGGAAGATCAACCTATAGAAGCAAATTTTAAAACAACCGAAGAATACAGTGTTGGCAATTACTCGTATGGCAGCTCCTACAATCAAGTAAATATGATTGGCACAGATTGTATGCACGAGAAAGGATATACAGGGAAAGGCTTGCTAATTGCGGTTTTGGATGCAGGTTTTTTGTTGGCAAATACCAATCCTTGCTTTGATAGTTTACGCGCACACAACGCAATTATTGGCACATGGGATTTTGTAACCAATGATTCGATGGTTTATGAAGACGACTCCCACGGCACATACGTGCTTTCTACCATGGGCGGACATATACCGGGTCAACTAGTAGGCACTGCACCGGATGCTACTTACTTGCTGCTTAGAACAGAAGATGCACCCTCTGAATATATTATAGAAGAAGACAATTGGGTAGCAGGAGCTGAATATGCCGATAGCGTTGGCGCAGATATTATAAACAGCTCGCTTGGTTATACTCAATTTGATGATGCTTCGCAAAACCACGTATATGCTGACTTAGATGGCAACACCACCAGAATTACTATTGGTGCAGACATTGCTGCAAGCAAAGGGATTTTAGTAGTAAACAGTGCCGGAAACTCAGGCAGCAGCAGTTGGTTTTACATTGGAGCTCCCGCAGACGGAGATAGCGTGCTTGCCATAGGAGCCGTAAATGCAAATCAACAATATGCAAGCTTTAGCTCAAAAGGACCGAGTGCCGATGGTCGCATAAAACCAAACGTTGCAGCCAAAGGCCAAGCTGCTACAGTTACCAATTTTTCGAACGGTATAAGTAGCGCAAACGGAACATCTTTCTCTTCGCCAATTATAGCAGGTGCCGCGGCTAGTTTATGGCAAGCAAATCCAAATGCTACCAACATGCAAATTTTTAAGGCAATAGAACAAAGTGCGACTAACTATGATAATCCAGACAATTTGACTGGTTATGGTATTCCCAATTTCTGCATTGCAAATGAATTGCTACATGGCAAATCTAGAGAAGACTTTTTAGAAAATAACATTTTGACTATACACCCCAATCCATTTACAACAGAAATTAATTTTATATTTTATTCAGACAAAGAGCAAAGCTTAACAACAAATTTATATGATGCTAGAGGAAGACTAATAAATACAACTTCAACAGCATGCCTATCTAATAGACCTTACTATCAAACAATCGACAACTTATTTAATTTATCGGAAGGAATTTATATCTTGGAAGTTAGGACAGAATCCTTTAAAGAAGTTTATAAATTAATTAAAAACTAATTCAACTAAATCCAATATAACATGAAAAAACTACATCTTATATTAGCATTCATTTACACAGTTTCTATTCAATGTGTATCTGCTCAAAATACTTCCGAAGGCGATAAAATTATAGGGGTTTGGGAAGTTGGCAGTGGAAAGGCCAGAGTAAAAATAAGTAAGTACGGAGAAAAATATGCGGGCAAAATAGTTTGGCTGAAAGAACCCAACTATCCGGATGGTACGCCTAAAATTGACAAAAACAATCCTAACGAAAAAGAACGAAGCCGCCCATTATTAGGCTATCCGATGTTATTGGGATTTGTATATGAAGGCAAAGACACCTACAAGGAGGGAACTATTTACGACCCGGAAAACGGAAGTAATTACAATTGCGAAATAAAAATGACAGACGAGAACACATTGGAAGTTAGAGGCTATATAGGTGTATCTCTGCTGGGCAGAACGGATATTTGGAAACGTTTAGTTATCAAACAGAAATAAACTACAAATAGAGATATAACTTTTAGTAATATCAAAAACCTTTAATCGCAAAGCATGACGAGAGTTTTTTTATTTTTTATTTTGTTTGGGGTTTGTCCATTCATAAATCTTGCTCAAAATATTGATTCGCTCATGCAGCAGGAAGAAGATTACTCCATGTACGACAACGCAGAAGTAGTCTCTCAGAATAGCACCCCAAGGTATTGCACCTCTAAAATCTTGGGGGGAAGTCCATCCAAGCTTATCAGTATTGGGTACGATTATCAACTGCCTTACACTATAACATCCGGAGTACTTCCTATTAAAAACATAATTGAAGAGACTACAACTATTAATTCTACGCAAGGTTGGCGTTTTTCTGCAAATATTCCAATCATCTCTAATACCAAATGGTTGATTAGCTTGGGAGCTAACTATTGGAATGTTGTTTATGATTTCAAAACAAACCCAATACATCCGTTTAGTAAAACACTTGCACAAAATAGTTTAACAACATCCGGTCTTAATACAACTATATTTAAACCAATTAATGGAAGCACCTTTATTCTAGCACAAGCAGCGGGAGATTGGAGCTCAAATCTTTCAATTGGAGAGAATTTCACAACAGAAGCACTCAGAATTTCAGGGGCATTGGTTTATGGATGGAAAAAACACGACAGAAAACAATTTGGTGTTGGTATTTCTAGAACATATAGAGCCGGAGAAGTAAATATTTTGCCCGTACTATTGTATAACTACACTTACCCAAACAGAAAAGTTGGGTATGAAATGTTATTGCCTGCAAGAGCCGCGGTTAGATACACCGCCAACTCC contains:
- a CDS encoding S8 family serine peptidase: MENNNAVERINGTIVRSKQLSFNPFYFCLLFMFIVFNSFVIGQTAPTKFWVQFTDKIGTPYSISNPSAFLSAKAIERRLKQNIAIAENDLPVNPSYVTGVVSQDSITLLHKSKWFNAITIQTTDTLAIQAIGNLSYVKNISPVSIFKGIPEDQPIEANFKTTEEYSVGNYSYGSSYNQVNMIGTDCMHEKGYTGKGLLIAVLDAGFLLANTNPCFDSLRAHNAIIGTWDFVTNDSMVYEDDSHGTYVLSTMGGHIPGQLVGTAPDATYLLLRTEDAPSEYIIEEDNWVAGAEYADSVGADIINSSLGYTQFDDASQNHVYADLDGNTTRITIGADIAASKGILVVNSAGNSGSSSWFYIGAPADGDSVLAIGAVNANQQYASFSSKGPSADGRIKPNVAAKGQAATVTNFSNGISSANGTSFSSPIIAGAAASLWQANPNATNMQIFKAIEQSATNYDNPDNLTGYGIPNFCIANELLHGKSREDFLENNILTIHPNPFTTEINFIFYSDKEQSLTTNLYDARGRLINTTSTACLSNRPYYQTIDNLFNLSEGIYILEVRTESFKEVYKLIKN
- a CDS encoding DUF2147 domain-containing protein; amino-acid sequence: MKKLHLILAFIYTVSIQCVSAQNTSEGDKIIGVWEVGSGKARVKISKYGEKYAGKIVWLKEPNYPDGTPKIDKNNPNEKERSRPLLGYPMLLGFVYEGKDTYKEGTIYDPENGSNYNCEIKMTDENTLEVRGYIGVSLLGRTDIWKRLVIKQK